In the genome of Chryseobacterium arthrosphaerae, one region contains:
- a CDS encoding aminotransferase-like domain-containing protein, which produces MDSPVRIPYESFIKIDRKTETPIYLQIANQLINAIQRGFLPFGTKLPGTRTFSEMLDIHRNTAVAVYDELSAQGWTESLPNRGTFIIGKEQEKPVEINNFEQKSLQNYPKTTGFSFKTSNILDNPFEHSNCDYVFNDGVPDIRLTQIGQHSRFYSSILKRKSNQKISGHYNHDGSEFFKEHLSRYLNLSRGLPISKNNLLITRSTEMSIYIVSEILLSAGDVVLVGALSYFSVNMIFMKAGVQMVSIPIDEDGIIVESVREACKKQKIRMLYLTPHHHYPTTVALSAQRRFELLELAQEYGFIILEDDYDYEFHYDKSPILPLASADTSGMVIYIGSFGKSLAPGFRTGFIVAPENLMSEMRKYLGIIDRQGDILMERALGEMIAEGEINRYLKKSLKVYQERRDYLCTLLQDSLDDLVTFRKPSGGLAIWLEWKVPVNLMQLSRNCARDNLFIPKTLLYQNKGLTAMRLGFGDLNADEMQKSVEVFSKNAKLIS; this is translated from the coding sequence ATGGATAGTCCGGTTAGAATTCCCTATGAAAGTTTTATAAAAATTGACAGAAAAACAGAAACTCCGATCTATTTACAGATCGCCAACCAGCTGATCAATGCCATTCAAAGAGGATTTCTTCCGTTTGGGACCAAGCTGCCGGGAACAAGAACTTTCAGTGAAATGCTGGACATTCACAGGAATACTGCTGTGGCCGTATATGATGAATTGTCTGCACAGGGCTGGACAGAGTCTCTTCCGAACAGAGGTACTTTCATTATCGGTAAAGAACAGGAAAAACCCGTGGAAATTAATAATTTTGAGCAGAAAAGCCTTCAGAATTATCCTAAAACTACCGGATTTTCTTTTAAAACATCCAATATCCTGGATAATCCGTTTGAACATTCCAATTGTGATTATGTTTTTAATGACGGTGTTCCTGATATCAGGCTTACACAGATCGGACAGCATTCCAGATTTTACAGTTCTATTCTTAAGCGGAAGTCTAACCAGAAAATATCCGGCCATTATAATCATGACGGAAGCGAGTTCTTTAAAGAGCATTTGTCCCGTTATCTGAACCTGTCCCGCGGGCTTCCTATTTCTAAAAACAATCTGCTGATCACACGAAGTACAGAAATGAGCATCTATATTGTTTCCGAGATTCTTCTTTCTGCCGGAGATGTAGTATTGGTAGGTGCTTTAAGCTATTTCTCTGTCAATATGATCTTCATGAAAGCCGGAGTTCAGATGGTTTCTATTCCTATAGACGAAGACGGCATTATTGTAGAAAGTGTGCGGGAGGCCTGCAAAAAGCAGAAGATCAGAATGCTTTACCTTACCCCGCACCACCACTATCCTACTACTGTGGCCTTAAGCGCCCAGAGAAGGTTTGAGCTTCTGGAACTCGCTCAGGAATACGGTTTTATCATTCTTGAAGATGACTACGATTATGAATTCCATTATGATAAAAGCCCGATTCTTCCGCTAGCCAGTGCAGATACGAGCGGCATGGTTATCTATATCGGTTCTTTTGGTAAGTCATTGGCACCCGGATTCAGAACCGGATTTATTGTGGCTCCGGAAAATCTGATGTCTGAAATGAGAAAATACCTTGGGATCATCGACAGGCAGGGTGATATTCTGATGGAAAGAGCGCTTGGAGAAATGATTGCGGAAGGAGAAATCAACCGCTATCTGAAGAAATCTCTAAAGGTCTATCAGGAAAGACGGGATTATCTCTGTACATTGCTTCAGGACAGTCTGGATGACCTTGTTACCTTCCGGAAACCTTCAGGTGGTCTGGCAATCTGGTTAGAATGGAAAGTTCCGGTTAATCTGATGCAGCTCAGCCGGAATTGTGCCCGGGATAATCTCTTTATTCCGAAAACACTTCTGTACCAGAATAAAGGACTTACGGCCATGAGATTAGGATTTGGCGATCTGAATGCTGATGAAATGCAAAAAAGTGTTGAAGTTTTTTCAAAAAATGCAAAATTGATCAGCTGA